Proteins encoded in a region of the Gemmatimonadota bacterium genome:
- a CDS encoding YtoQ family protein produces the protein MIDLTIYAAGEIHSDWRDELRAALEERGVDADVVGPQEDHERSDDIGEAILGEQANPRSRDIEGARVNTLRTRVLLGRADLVVAYFGPTYKQWNTAADAGWALAAGLPVLLVRAQEHVHALKELDALVSLAVETLEEAAEAIAYILE, from the coding sequence ATGATCGACCTTACCATCTACGCAGCCGGCGAAATCCATTCCGACTGGCGCGACGAGTTGCGGGCGGCGCTCGAGGAGCGCGGGGTCGACGCCGACGTCGTCGGTCCGCAGGAGGACCACGAGCGCTCGGACGACATCGGCGAGGCGATCCTCGGGGAGCAGGCGAATCCGCGCTCTCGAGACATCGAAGGAGCGCGCGTCAATACGCTTCGAACGCGGGTGCTGCTGGGACGCGCGGACCTCGTGGTCGCCTACTTCGGGCCCACGTACAAGCAGTGGAACACGGCGGCCGACGCGGGCTGGGCGCTCGCCGCAGGGCTGCCCGTTCTGCTCGTAAGAGCGCAGGAGCACGTGCACGCGCTGAAGGAACTCGACGCGCTCGTGTCGCTCGCCGTGGAGACGCTCGAGGAGGCCGCCGAGGCGATCGCCTACATCCTCGAGTAG
- the era gene encoding GTPase Era produces MPESTDRAPTRAGHVALVGIPNVGKSTLMNALLGEKLSITTAKEQTTRQRVTGILTRPAFQAVFVDTPGLLEPRYLLHEAMLGEALASLRDADVIVLILDATRPAQTLPPTESLDQVLARPERVIGVVNKSDVASPADVARLAEWVGERAGSDAVVVSATRGNGLPELERRIAEGLPASPFLYPEDEIAVQPMRFFVEELIRETVFERYHQEIPYSVAVQVEEYREGTDPLYIRATIYVERETQKQILIGAKGAGIRDLGTAARRKIQAFVGERVYLDLWTKVLPRWRKRETALNRLGHAPPGQR; encoded by the coding sequence ATGCCTGAATCCACCGACCGAGCTCCCACCCGCGCTGGTCACGTCGCGCTGGTCGGCATTCCCAACGTGGGCAAGTCCACCCTGATGAACGCGCTGCTGGGCGAAAAGCTCAGCATCACGACCGCCAAGGAGCAGACGACCCGCCAGCGCGTGACCGGCATCCTCACCCGGCCGGCGTTCCAGGCTGTGTTCGTGGATACTCCGGGGCTGCTGGAGCCGCGCTACCTGCTGCACGAGGCTATGCTCGGCGAGGCGCTCGCGAGCCTCCGCGACGCGGACGTCATCGTCCTCATCCTGGACGCCACGCGCCCGGCGCAGACGCTGCCGCCAACCGAGTCTCTCGACCAGGTGCTGGCGCGCCCCGAGCGCGTCATCGGCGTGGTCAACAAGAGCGACGTGGCCTCTCCCGCGGATGTCGCGAGGCTCGCCGAGTGGGTGGGCGAGCGCGCCGGGAGCGACGCCGTCGTCGTTTCGGCGACCCGCGGCAACGGCTTGCCCGAGCTGGAGAGGCGCATAGCGGAGGGTTTGCCCGCATCGCCCTTTCTGTATCCCGAAGATGAGATCGCGGTACAGCCCATGCGGTTCTTCGTGGAGGAGCTGATCCGCGAGACCGTCTTCGAGCGCTACCACCAGGAGATTCCGTACAGCGTGGCGGTGCAGGTGGAGGAGTACCGCGAAGGCACCGACCCGCTCTACATTCGGGCGACCATCTACGTGGAGAGAGAGACGCAGAAGCAGATTCTCATCGGCGCCAAGGGAGCCGGGATCCGCGACCTGGGGACGGCCGCGCGGCGTAAGATCCAAGCGTTCGTGGGCGAGCGTGTGTACCTTGACCTCTGGACCAAGGTCCTGCCACGCTGGCGCAAGCGGGAAACCGCGCTCAACCGCCTCGGGCACGCGCCACCGGGGCAACGGTAA
- a CDS encoding Trm112 family protein gives MLDRDLLDILVCPKCKGPLEHRAEGETENLVCHACALVYEVRDDIPIMLIDEAKPL, from the coding sequence GTGCTTGACCGAGACCTGCTGGACATTCTCGTCTGCCCGAAGTGCAAGGGGCCTCTGGAGCACAGGGCGGAGGGAGAGACTGAAAACCTCGTGTGCCACGCGTGCGCGCTGGTCTACGAGGTGCGCGACGACATCCCCATCATGCTGATCGACGAGGCGAAGCCTCTGTGA
- a CDS encoding diguanylate cyclase: MTANSSIVYQSSQAREVPAAVRALAEARGLRVLRVDGPAAVMDIVNRSMPVGVVLDQGESAAARDLCVALKREPYSAIIPVILYATSSSAEVALDGLRAGAAEVFGPDMPEDEQRIRMELALQRADRDVSVHPTTRLPGTVQIERAIGDRMKRGERFAVCYADIDHFKEFNDRYGYTEGDRVILIVSRILRDVVRAHAPSGFIGHIGGDDYIFVVPLERAVECCEEIIEIFDELMPFNYSEDDRERRYFLGKDRRGNVYRVPLMSLSIGVVTNDKRVFSHTARVGELASEMKAYAKTLPGSVFAVDRRNDERTEPPLEERRGGGFGVGP; the protein is encoded by the coding sequence ATGACTGCCAACTCGAGCATCGTCTACCAGTCATCCCAGGCCCGAGAGGTGCCCGCCGCCGTGCGGGCCCTGGCCGAGGCCCGCGGCCTGCGCGTGCTCCGGGTCGACGGCCCCGCGGCTGTAATGGATATCGTGAATCGCAGCATGCCCGTCGGGGTCGTTCTCGACCAAGGCGAGAGCGCCGCGGCCCGCGACCTGTGCGTCGCCCTCAAGCGCGAGCCCTACAGCGCCATCATTCCCGTCATCCTCTACGCGACGTCGTCGAGCGCCGAGGTGGCGTTGGATGGTCTGCGGGCGGGAGCGGCCGAGGTGTTCGGCCCCGACATGCCCGAGGACGAGCAGCGCATCCGCATGGAGCTGGCGCTGCAGCGCGCGGACCGCGATGTGAGCGTGCACCCGACCACGCGACTCCCCGGCACCGTCCAGATCGAGCGAGCCATCGGCGACCGCATGAAACGTGGCGAGCGGTTCGCGGTGTGCTACGCCGACATCGATCATTTCAAGGAGTTCAACGATCGCTACGGCTACACGGAGGGCGATAGGGTCATCCTCATCGTCTCGCGCATCCTGCGTGACGTGGTCCGGGCGCACGCGCCGAGCGGGTTCATCGGACACATCGGCGGGGACGACTACATCTTCGTGGTACCGCTGGAGCGAGCCGTCGAATGCTGCGAGGAGATCATAGAGATCTTCGACGAGTTGATGCCGTTCAACTACTCGGAGGACGATCGCGAGCGGCGCTACTTCCTCGGCAAGGACCGCCGAGGCAACGTGTATAGGGTACCGCTCATGTCGCTGTCCATCGGTGTCGTCACGAACGACAAGCGCGTGTTCAGCCATACGGCGCGTGTCGGGGAGTTGGCCTCCGAGATGAAGGCCTACGCGAAGACGTTGCCCGGTTCCGTGTTCGCCGTCGACCGGCGCAATGACGAACGTACCGAGCCGCCCTTGGAAGAACGACGAGGCGGGGGATTCGGCGTTGGCCCGTGA
- a CDS encoding zinc-ribbon domain-containing protein, which yields MNVTCPSCEAVYRVDPERVPEAGVRTRCGRCEAIFDLARDGTVQASAETPTAAPAPAPAETKPMFGAQDPDTRALRIARALVSDIIAYTDRDVDASRTEGSLRTDFREDILKSWEEYVEQVGVDFAKQTPFFRDALNDILAQGEPVF from the coding sequence ATGAACGTCACTTGTCCCAGTTGTGAAGCCGTGTACCGCGTGGACCCCGAACGGGTCCCGGAGGCCGGCGTGCGGACCCGCTGCGGCCGCTGTGAGGCCATTTTCGACCTGGCCCGGGACGGCACGGTGCAGGCCTCGGCCGAGACGCCGACCGCGGCCCCGGCTCCGGCTCCGGCGGAGACGAAGCCCATGTTCGGCGCCCAGGATCCCGATACGCGCGCGCTCCGCATCGCCCGCGCCCTGGTGTCGGATATCATCGCCTACACCGACCGCGACGTGGACGCCAGCCGCACCGAGGGAAGTCTGCGCACGGACTTCCGAGAGGACATCCTCAAGAGCTGGGAGGAGTACGTGGAGCAGGTCGGGGTCGATTTCGCCAAACAAACGCCCTTCTTCCGCGACGCTCTGAACGACATTCTGGCCCAGGGTGAGCCGGTATTCTGA